A single region of the Salvia splendens isolate huo1 chromosome 18, SspV2, whole genome shotgun sequence genome encodes:
- the LOC121776772 gene encoding uncharacterized protein LOC121776772 gives MEPLVDPNPDKFSKVLGLHYKGSNANGKIWIFVEEGMDFEVVDDSEQLLHGLFTCPRTPTPILISAVYAKCSRGERLALWEKMRELTQVSEGMPWFIGGDFNTILSAGDRMGSDTNRLAEMVDFAEAIEDCGLLDPGYDGSDFTWAKNGLMERLDRVLINEVASQRFEAIRVTNLPRIASDHGPLLVRCKMPNTPGGGKAFRFQNMWVRHEGFNELVREDWGTPTEAAGLLNLKLKLARIKRTLKRWNREKRVRLRIHKINVNGCELTEDSAIQASAVEFYQNLLAPCNPVLTEPDLSLLHRLPPSESLAALPEPPDADEVKRAVFDISANSAPGPDGYSALFFQACWSIVGSDVVDAVRQFFGGAFLPRSFTATSIVLIPKKPIPESWGDYRPISLCNVINKVITKILSKRLAPLLPRVVASNQSGFVKGRLLNDNVLLAQEMFHELQRSTPAPNVAIKIDMAKAYDRVQWPFLLKVLKHMGFPEPWVDLIKRCIGSCWFSILVNGAPAGCFKSTRGLRQGDPISPALFVLAADYLSRLLDKLILGNKEMTFKATRGTRPLGRGSPTWKRILKARPLAQPHIRWVVGEGKMLFWDDLWLGETPLRELSLDDRGGPLARVADYIKDGAWDEPKLRNLQAQAGLAQHIVQKILDTPVYLGWAGCTKMEIINQWRVLTCYYMGDFTKSNADCARPRRHLESGPHVLYGHIFMATSLQPHSGGHKAAMETNGIGLQMPLLPTSTRD, from the exons atggaaccactTGTCGACCCTAACCCGgacaagttttcaaaagtgttggGGCTGCATTATAAGGGATCGAATGCCAATGGGAAGAtatggatttttgtggaggaagggatggattttgagGTGGTGGATGACTCGGAGCAACTATTGCATGGGCTGTTCACTTGCCCCCGGACTCCAACACCTATTTTaatctcggccgtgtatgctaaatgTTCGAGAGGAGAGAGGCTTGCTTTGTGGGAAAAAATGAGGGAGCTGACCCAAGTCTCGGAAGGAATGCCGTGGTTTATTGGAGGGGAtttcaacacaatcctctccGCGGGAGACAGAATGGGGAGTGACACAAACCGCCTGgctgaaatggtggactttgcaGAGGCTATTGAAGACTGTGGTCTCTTGGATCCAGGGTATGATGGATCAGACTTTACTTGGGCTAAGAATGGCCTTATGGAAAGGCTAGACAGGGTGCTGATTAATGAGGTGGCGTCTCAACGGTTCGAGGCAATACGAGTCACAAACCTCCCCCGTATTGCATCGGATCATGGCCCTCTCCTTGTCCGATGCAAGATGCCTAATACCCCCGGAGGAGGTAAAGCCtttcggttccaaaacatgtgggtacGGCATGAAGGATTTAATGAATTGGTGAGGGAAGATTGGGGGACCCCCACGGAGGCGGCGGGTCTCCTCAACTTGAAGCTCAAGCTAGCAAGGATTAAGAGAACATTAAAACGGTGGAATAGAGAG aagagggtTCGGCTACGGATACACAAGATCAACGTGAATGGGTGTGAACTCACGGAAGACTCGGCCATCCAAGCATCGGCGGTTGAGTTTTATCAAAACCTTCTTGCTCCATGCAATCCGGTACTTACGGAACCGGACCTAAGCCTCCTACACCGACTTCCCCCTTCGGAGTCTTTGGCGGCCCTCCCCGAACCTCCAGATGCGGATGAAGTGAAAAGAGCGGTCTTCGACATCTCGGCCAATAGTGCTCCTGGACCGGATGGCTATTCGGCTCTCTTTTTCCAAGCCTGCTGGAGCATTGTGGGATCGGATGTGGTGGATGCGGTTAGACAATTTTTCGGTGGGGCCTTTCTTCCCCGAAGcttcacggccacaagcattgtacTCATCCCGAAGAAGCCCATTCCAGAGTCatggggagactacaggcccATTAGTTTGTGTAATGTGATCAATAAGGTGATTACTAAGATACTCTCCAAGCGACTGGCCCCTTTACTCCCACGCGTGGTAGCTTCCaaccaaagtggttttgtcaaagGGAGACTCCTCAATGATAACGTACTACTTGctcaggagatgttccatgagctacAACGAAGCACACCGGCCCCTAATGTTGCAATCAAGATAGATATGgccaaggcctatgatcgagttcAATGGCCGTTTCTCCTAAAAGTCCTTAAACACATGGGATTCCCCGAGCCGTGGGTGGACCTCATCAAGAGATGCATTGGGTCTTGTTGGTTCTCAATCCTTGTCAATGGGGCGCCGGCCGGTTGTTTCAAATCTACCCGTGGCCTTAGGCAAGGGGACCCCATCTCTCCCGCCCTATTCGTCCTGGCCGCGGATTACCTCTCGAGACTTCTTGATAAACTCATCCTCGGCAACAAagaaatgacgttcaaagcaaCCCGGGGAA CTAGACCATTGGGTAGGGGAAGCCCTACGTGGAAGAGGATTCTGAAGGCTCGGCCTCTTGCTCAACCGCACATTCGATGGGTGGTGGGAGAAGGGAAGATGCTATTTTGGGATGACTTATGGCTTGGCGAGACGCCTTTGAGagaacttagccttgatgatagagGAGGGCCTCTCGCTCGGGTGGCGGACTACATTAAGGATGGTGCATGGGATGAGCCTAAATTGCGGAATCTCCAAGCGCAAGCTGGCCTAGCACAACATATCGTACAAAAGATCCTCGACACACCCGTTTATCTCGGATGGGCTGGATGTACCAAGATGGAGATTATCAACCAATGGAGAGTTCTCACTTGCTACTACATGGGAGACTTTACGAAGTCAAATGCCGATTGTGCAAGGCCTCGACGACATTTGGAGAGCGGGCCTCACGTCCTCTATGGCCATATTTTTATGGCGACTTCTCTCCAACCGCATTCCGGTGGACACAAAGCTGCAATGGAGACGAATGGAATTGGCCTCCAAATGCCATTGCTGCCCACATCGACCAGGGATTGa
- the LOC121776363 gene encoding eukaryotic translation initiation factor NCBP-like: MESVSVKNENDANNNNQASSDEDRERLVLDLKAGLYPLRNKFVFWYTCRTPGVRTQTSYEDNIKKIVDFSTVEAFWVCYCHLSRPSTLPSPTDLHLFKDGIRPLWEDFANRNGGKWIIRLKKAVSGRFWEDLVLALVGDQLDYGDNICGAVLSIRFNEDILSVWNRNASDHQAVMALRDSIKRHLKLPHSYVMEYKPHDASLRDNSSYRNTRLRG, encoded by the coding sequence ATGGAATCGGTATCGGTGAAAAATGAAAACGACGCCAACAATAACAACCAGGCATCCTCCGACGAAGATAGAGAACGCCTAGTCCTCGATCTCAAGGCCGGTCTGTATCCCCTCAGAAACAAATTTGTATTTTGGTACACTTGTCGAACTCCTGGAGTCAGAACTCAAACATCATATGAGGATAATATTAAGAAGATAGTGGATTTCAGTACGGTTGAAGCCTTTTGGGTATGCTACTGTCACCTATCCCGCCCTTCAACTTTGCCAAGCCCAACAGATTTGCATCTATTCAAGGACGGTATCCGTCCGCTATGGGAGGATTTTGCTAACCGCAATGGTGGGAAATGGATTATCCGACTTAAAAAGGCTGTGTCAGGCCGTTTCTGGGAGGACCTGGTTCTAGCGTTGGTAGGAGATCAACTTGATTATGGCGATAATATTTGTGGTGCAGTACTGAGTATCCGTTTTAATGAGGATATATTGAGCGTTTGGAACCGCAATGCATCTGACCATCAGGCTGTGATGGCTCTGAGGGACTCGATCAAGCGGCATCTAAAGCTTCCCCACAGCTACGTGATGGAATACAAGCCCCACGATGCTTCACTACGTGACAACTCCTCATATCGGAACACAAGGTTGAGAGGATAG